One window of uncultured Trichococcus sp. genomic DNA carries:
- a CDS encoding MFS transporter — MKLINCFRGIYLSQYILMAGLMTQLVPYLTHLGYDSIQRGWLLASYSFTTIFFQVYVGYLCDKKRRIKMFYAAVIVCLALFASLFFFITKRIFLLHLILLALAGGLCNTSAAVVDNWVISNKNARSHFSGIKAVGSLGWGISSLLLPLIVSGTHYALLAYIISGIALLLLFLSARIKEDDALNGIHSAEISKEDVIKLVQNKQFVAFTVVFFLVYLTIVANNTLIIDKILSLPTGYRFVGMKWAIQSFCEVPAYFLLNRFSKKIKNEMLIYLACFALIVQFGIYYFAATVEIIVMASFLQIFTVPLFSLGSRMMIHKVTPEKLLSTGQLLSISFYIGVASFISPLISGFISNLMQINAAIVIFIIFPVCAALVLKTASVKHSRTKQGLGIPANELVDR, encoded by the coding sequence ATGAAATTAATTAATTGTTTCAGAGGCATCTACCTGTCCCAATATATACTGATGGCAGGGTTGATGACCCAGCTTGTGCCATATTTGACCCATCTTGGATATGATTCTATTCAAAGGGGCTGGCTATTAGCTTCATACAGTTTTACAACAATCTTTTTTCAAGTTTATGTTGGCTATTTATGCGATAAAAAGAGGCGCATCAAAATGTTTTATGCAGCGGTCATCGTTTGTCTAGCACTATTTGCGTCCCTGTTTTTCTTTATCACAAAACGTATTTTCTTATTGCACCTCATTTTGCTGGCCTTAGCAGGTGGCTTATGCAATACATCGGCAGCGGTTGTCGATAACTGGGTCATCAGCAACAAAAATGCACGAAGCCATTTCTCTGGAATTAAAGCGGTGGGGTCTCTTGGTTGGGGAATAAGCAGCCTGCTCTTGCCTCTGATCGTGTCGGGAACACACTATGCGCTGCTGGCATACATCATCAGCGGAATTGCCTTGCTGCTTCTTTTTCTGTCAGCAAGGATTAAAGAAGACGATGCACTGAATGGAATCCATTCGGCAGAAATCAGCAAAGAAGATGTCATAAAGCTTGTCCAAAACAAGCAGTTCGTTGCTTTTACCGTCGTTTTCTTTCTGGTTTACCTAACAATAGTGGCCAACAACACATTGATTATTGATAAAATACTTTCGCTTCCGACAGGTTACCGTTTTGTGGGAATGAAATGGGCGATTCAGTCGTTTTGTGAAGTGCCGGCCTATTTTTTGTTAAATCGCTTCAGTAAGAAAATAAAAAATGAAATGCTCATCTATTTGGCTTGCTTTGCCTTAATTGTCCAGTTTGGGATCTATTATTTTGCTGCTACTGTTGAGATAATCGTGATGGCCAGTTTTCTGCAAATTTTTACGGTACCCTTGTTTAGTCTGGGCAGCCGAATGATGATCCATAAAGTTACACCGGAAAAGTTGTTGTCTACGGGGCAATTGTTGTCAATAAGCTTTTACATTGGTGTGGCTTCCTTCATTTCGCCACTGATATCAGGATTTATCAGTAATCTCATGCAAATAAATGCAGCGATTGTAATTTTTATCATTTTTCCTGTATGCGCAGCACTTGTATTGAAGACTGCGTCTGTGAAACATTCGAGGACAAAGCAGGGACTTGGAATCCCTGCGAATGAACTTGTTGACAGATGA
- a CDS encoding 6-phospho-alpha-glucosidase, with amino-acid sequence MSKKESSILIAGGGSTYTPALVVMLLESLDKLPLRKLKLYDNDEERQKTVAEACKIIINERAPEVEFSYTTDPEEAFTDVDIVMAQLRVGKYALRELDEKIPFKHGVVGQETCGPGGIAYGLRSLGPIIELVDYMEKYSPNAWMLNYSNPAAIVAEGTRRFRPNSRIINICDMPVCLEDIMARVIGLKDRKDFETSYFGLNHFGWWTKIVDHEGMDLMPTISEHVKRQGYTENTQKGQHKEESWLETMRAAKELHEIEPEFLPNTYLKYYLMGDSTVEHANKEYTRANEIIDGREKDVFSECRRITENGTAKDTSFKSNEHASFITDLACALTFNTKERMILITENRGAIANFAYDAMVELPCIVGKDGYEPISMGDIPTFEKGLMEQQIASEKLAVDAWEQGSYLKLWQALAMNKTVPSIDVAKDILDDLIVANKEFWPELK; translated from the coding sequence ATGTCAAAAAAAGAAAGTTCAATTTTGATCGCAGGTGGAGGGAGTACCTACACTCCTGCTCTAGTAGTAATGTTGTTGGAAAGCTTGGATAAATTACCCCTAAGGAAACTGAAGCTTTACGATAATGATGAAGAAAGACAAAAAACAGTAGCGGAAGCATGTAAAATTATCATAAATGAAAGGGCTCCAGAAGTTGAGTTTTCCTATACGACAGATCCAGAAGAAGCTTTCACTGACGTCGATATCGTAATGGCACAACTGAGAGTGGGGAAATATGCCTTACGGGAATTGGATGAAAAAATACCGTTTAAGCACGGCGTTGTTGGACAAGAGACCTGTGGACCTGGTGGAATCGCGTATGGCTTAAGATCCCTTGGCCCGATAATTGAACTTGTTGATTATATGGAAAAATATTCTCCAAATGCTTGGATGTTAAATTACTCAAATCCTGCTGCAATCGTAGCTGAAGGTACAAGACGCTTCAGACCAAATTCACGGATCATCAATATTTGTGATATGCCGGTATGTTTGGAAGACATTATGGCCAGAGTGATTGGTTTGAAGGATCGAAAAGACTTCGAAACTTCCTACTTTGGTCTAAACCACTTCGGATGGTGGACCAAAATTGTGGATCATGAAGGTATGGATCTAATGCCAACAATTAGTGAACACGTAAAAAGGCAAGGATACACCGAAAACACTCAAAAAGGGCAACATAAGGAAGAAAGCTGGTTAGAAACCATGCGAGCCGCGAAAGAACTGCATGAAATCGAACCGGAATTCCTCCCGAACACTTATTTGAAATACTACTTGATGGGAGATTCAACCGTTGAACATGCAAATAAGGAGTATACACGGGCCAATGAAATTATCGATGGCCGTGAAAAGGACGTATTCAGTGAATGCAGACGTATAACTGAAAATGGTACTGCCAAGGATACCTCCTTCAAATCAAATGAACACGCTTCGTTCATTACAGATTTAGCGTGTGCCTTAACCTTTAACACAAAAGAACGCATGATCCTGATCACCGAAAATCGGGGAGCGATTGCAAATTTTGCCTACGATGCTATGGTCGAATTGCCTTGTATCGTGGGTAAGGACGGATACGAACCAATCTCAATGGGGGATATCCCAACATTTGAAAAAGGGCTGATGGAACAGCAGATCGCTTCGGAAAAACTCGCAGTTGATGCATGGGAACAAGGTTCTTACTTGAAGCTTTGGCAAGCGCTGGCAATGAATAAAACGGTCCCAAGCATAGATGTCGCAAAAGACATATTGGATGACTTGATCGTAGCGAATAAAGAGTTCTGGCCGGAATTGAAATAG
- a CDS encoding alpha-glucoside-specific PTS transporter subunit IIBC, with protein sequence MMKKVQRFGGAMLAPVMLFSFSGVIVGLAILFQNEQIMGQIAQEGTFWWKFWHLIAAGGWTVFFQLPLLFVVGLPIGLAKKHSGRAAMEALVAYLTFNYFINALLTYWPTTFMADIMQDVGGSSGLAMIAGIKTLDTGMVGALLVSGITVYLHNKYFEQSLPEVLSIFSGSVFVTMLAFFAMIPVAVLMAFVWPVIQEGVRSLQGFFINSGNLGVWVYSFLEKILIPTGMHHFIYSPFAYDNAVVQGGMAAYWASHIGEFQTSAQSLKEMYPMGGFALSGMSKIFGSIGLSAAIIKAAKPEKRKTVIALMVPAALTAILTGITEPIEFTFLFLAPSLFLIHALLSATLATSAYALGVVGDFGGGIINFTTLNWLPLWKFHGNTYVAQILIGLLFSVLWYLTFTFMIKKFDLKTPGREETEEVGQLYTKKDYLQKKEEKGSRHSHQAASYLELLGGKDNVVDVTNCATRLRLTVKDPKKVAPVQQFQQTGAHGLVNDGKGAIQVIVGLTVPMVRESFENLLYNEE encoded by the coding sequence ATGATGAAGAAAGTTCAGCGATTTGGGGGAGCTATGCTAGCTCCGGTTATGCTTTTTTCTTTTTCGGGTGTCATTGTTGGTTTGGCGATTTTGTTCCAAAATGAACAAATCATGGGCCAAATCGCCCAAGAAGGAACCTTTTGGTGGAAATTTTGGCATCTCATTGCGGCGGGCGGATGGACAGTCTTTTTCCAATTACCACTTTTATTTGTAGTAGGCTTGCCTATCGGACTTGCGAAAAAGCATTCTGGAAGAGCCGCAATGGAAGCTTTGGTTGCCTATTTGACATTTAATTATTTTATCAACGCTTTACTGACGTATTGGCCGACAACATTCATGGCGGACATCATGCAGGATGTGGGCGGATCAAGTGGTCTGGCTATGATTGCCGGTATCAAAACGCTGGATACAGGGATGGTGGGTGCCCTGCTAGTATCCGGAATTACAGTGTACTTACATAATAAATATTTTGAACAGTCTTTGCCGGAAGTCCTGTCCATATTCAGCGGTTCTGTTTTTGTAACGATGCTCGCTTTTTTTGCCATGATTCCGGTAGCTGTCCTGATGGCTTTTGTTTGGCCTGTCATACAGGAAGGCGTGCGATCCTTACAAGGGTTCTTCATTAATTCAGGCAATCTCGGTGTTTGGGTGTATTCATTCCTAGAAAAAATATTGATACCAACAGGGATGCATCATTTTATCTATTCCCCGTTTGCATATGATAACGCAGTAGTCCAGGGGGGAATGGCTGCATACTGGGCATCGCACATTGGAGAGTTTCAAACATCCGCTCAAAGCCTAAAAGAAATGTATCCGATGGGCGGATTTGCACTATCCGGGATGTCGAAAATATTCGGATCAATCGGATTAAGCGCAGCTATCATTAAGGCGGCTAAGCCTGAAAAAAGGAAGACCGTAATCGCGCTTATGGTTCCGGCGGCACTAACGGCTATATTGACCGGTATCACCGAACCGATTGAGTTTACGTTCCTGTTCTTGGCGCCTTCACTATTTTTGATCCATGCTTTATTATCGGCAACTTTAGCCACTTCCGCATATGCTTTAGGTGTTGTAGGGGATTTTGGTGGCGGAATCATCAACTTCACAACGCTTAACTGGCTGCCCTTGTGGAAATTTCATGGGAATACCTATGTCGCTCAGATTTTAATCGGCTTGCTCTTTTCAGTCCTTTGGTATTTAACATTCACCTTTATGATCAAAAAATTCGATCTGAAGACACCAGGACGAGAAGAGACAGAAGAGGTCGGTCAACTATATACGAAAAAAGATTATTTACAGAAGAAGGAAGAAAAAGGCAGCAGACATTCGCACCAGGCAGCCTCTTATTTAGAATTGTTGGGCGGAAAAGATAATGTGGTGGATGTAACAAATTGCGCTACCCGGTTAAGACTGACGGTCAAAGATCCTAAAAAAGTAGCCCCAGTACAACAATTCCAACAAACTGGTGCACATGGATTGGTGAATGATGGGAAAGGCGCAATTCAAGTAATTGTCGGACTGACAGTTCCGATGGTTCGAGAGTCGTTTGAAAATTTATTATATAACGAGGAGTAA
- a CDS encoding MurR/RpiR family transcriptional regulator, which translates to MLEEKINEVFDELSETDHSIWAYVLKNKNAVRTMTINDVANACSVSRTTIMRFSQKLGFSGFSEFKYALKQETDSVSSIFSQSEDIILENHTFTINNLKQKDFSAICELISTAGRIFIYGSGDIQKLVCNYIKMLFLHSGVLVYNFDAIYINEEFYNIITEDDVVILITLSGDSESIEKIAKKLKNRNVKTIAITKLKNSSITKLSTENIYIYNSQVPLTADPNNLFESTSILFFVAEFLLIKYNQWQQNALT; encoded by the coding sequence TTGCTAGAAGAAAAAATCAATGAAGTTTTTGATGAATTGTCCGAAACAGATCACTCGATCTGGGCTTATGTTTTGAAAAATAAAAATGCAGTACGTACCATGACCATCAATGATGTAGCAAATGCCTGCAGCGTTTCGAGAACCACCATCATGAGATTTAGTCAAAAACTGGGCTTTTCCGGCTTTTCCGAATTCAAGTACGCACTTAAACAGGAAACAGATTCCGTCTCCTCAATTTTTTCCCAATCTGAAGATATCATTTTGGAAAATCATACGTTTACAATAAACAATTTAAAGCAGAAAGATTTTTCTGCTATATGCGAACTCATCTCAACTGCCGGCCGCATATTCATTTATGGTTCAGGGGACATCCAAAAACTTGTTTGCAATTATATCAAAATGCTTTTTTTGCACAGTGGTGTCCTCGTTTATAATTTTGATGCCATCTATATTAACGAAGAATTCTACAATATAATAACCGAAGACGATGTCGTAATACTAATCACTCTGAGCGGGGATTCAGAATCTATCGAAAAGATAGCTAAAAAACTGAAAAACAGAAATGTAAAAACAATTGCGATTACAAAGTTAAAAAACTCATCCATTACTAAATTGAGTACAGAGAATATTTACATATACAATTCGCAAGTTCCCTTGACAGCTGATCCTAACAATCTTTTTGAATCAACCTCCATTCTCTTTTTTGTAGCTGAATTTTTATTGATAAAATATAACCAATGGCAACAGAACGCACTCACCTGA
- a CDS encoding ABC transporter ATP-binding protein produces the protein MMGGNGFKGGRGGFLTEEEKQNSPKITAPLLKRMFSYLIPYWKQLIVSVLAIITSSVFGVFPTILTGRIIDEGLLQQDLPVLIRLIGLSFGVLIIANLISVVESYVNVWMAENITFDMRNKMYSHLQRMSHRFFTTSKQGDIITRMTSDIGGVQSVLTGTWTNILQNLATLTVALVTMYTKSPLLATIGIVVVPLFILPTKRVGKRRWEITLESRKHNDDINQILNETLSVSGQLLSKLFVTEAYEFERYQEANKQMIRLNIKESMAGKWFRVVINVFTNIGPMLIYLVGGILIIEYGNTDLTIGDITVMVALLGRMYGPVNSLLNIQVDVIRSMALFDRIFEYFDLPVEIDNDPQALSPESFTGELVFEDVSFHYDPDQPILNDVSFELKPGSSVAIVGPSGAGKSTIINLIPRLYDVTGGRILLDGIDIRKIDLAYLRQHIGVVTQDTYLFNGTIRENLLYAKPDATQAEIEKACSEANIHDFISGLPKGYDTIVGNRGMKLSGGEKQRLSIARIILRKPGLIIFDEATSSLDSISEHAIQEAIEPILAKSTSLIIAHRLSTILSADEILVLEKGKIVERGDHETLVKKGGIYTTLYETQMRV, from the coding sequence ATGATGGGCGGCAATGGGTTCAAAGGCGGCCGCGGGGGCTTCCTGACGGAGGAGGAAAAACAGAACAGCCCCAAAATCACGGCACCGTTACTGAAGCGGATGTTCAGCTATCTCATCCCTTATTGGAAACAACTCATCGTTTCCGTGTTGGCGATCATCACCTCGTCGGTATTCGGCGTCTTTCCGACGATCCTGACGGGCCGCATCATCGATGAAGGTCTGCTGCAGCAGGATCTGCCTGTGCTGATCCGTCTGATCGGCCTCTCGTTCGGGGTATTGATCATCGCCAATCTGATCAGTGTCGTGGAGAGTTATGTCAATGTCTGGATGGCGGAAAACATCACTTTTGATATGCGCAACAAGATGTACAGCCATCTGCAGCGGATGTCGCACCGGTTCTTCACGACCAGCAAGCAGGGCGACATCATCACCCGCATGACCAGTGACATTGGCGGTGTGCAGAGCGTGCTGACCGGCACCTGGACGAATATTCTGCAGAATTTGGCTACCTTGACGGTTGCGCTCGTCACCATGTACACGAAAAGTCCGTTGCTGGCGACGATCGGTATCGTGGTGGTGCCGTTGTTCATTCTGCCGACGAAGCGGGTTGGAAAAAGGCGTTGGGAAATCACCTTGGAATCGCGGAAGCACAATGACGACATCAACCAAATTCTGAACGAGACGCTCAGCGTCAGCGGCCAATTGCTTTCGAAGCTTTTCGTTACGGAAGCCTACGAATTCGAACGCTATCAGGAAGCCAACAAGCAGATGATTCGCTTGAACATCAAGGAAAGCATGGCTGGCAAGTGGTTCCGGGTCGTGATCAACGTCTTCACGAACATCGGCCCGATGCTGATCTATCTGGTCGGCGGGATCCTCATCATCGAATACGGCAATACGGATCTGACAATCGGGGACATCACCGTCATGGTGGCGCTTCTGGGCAGGATGTACGGGCCGGTCAATTCCTTGCTGAATATACAAGTCGATGTGATCCGTTCAATGGCGCTTTTCGACCGCATCTTCGAGTATTTTGATCTGCCTGTTGAAATCGACAACGATCCGCAGGCGCTCAGTCCCGAGTCGTTTACAGGTGAGTTGGTTTTTGAGGATGTTTCCTTCCACTATGATCCGGACCAGCCGATCTTGAACGACGTCAGTTTCGAACTGAAGCCAGGATCATCCGTCGCCATCGTTGGACCTTCGGGAGCCGGAAAGTCCACGATCATCAACCTGATTCCGCGCCTCTACGATGTGACGGGCGGAAGGATCCTGTTGGACGGCATCGACATCCGCAAAATCGATTTGGCCTATCTGCGCCAGCACATCGGCGTGGTGACGCAGGATACGTACCTGTTCAATGGAACAATCAGAGAGAATCTGCTCTACGCCAAACCCGATGCCACGCAGGCCGAAATCGAGAAGGCTTGCAGTGAAGCCAATATCCATGATTTTATCAGCGGACTGCCGAAAGGCTACGACACCATCGTGGGCAACCGCGGCATGAAGCTTTCCGGCGGCGAAAAGCAGCGGCTTTCGATTGCGCGGATCATTCTCCGGAAACCGGGCCTGATCATCTTCGATGAAGCCACTTCCTCGTTGGACTCCATCTCCGAGCATGCCATCCAGGAAGCGATTGAGCCGATCCTTGCCAAGAGCACAAGCCTAATCATCGCCCACCGTCTTTCGACGATCCTGTCGGCTGATGAAATCCTGGTGCTGGAGAAAGGCAAAATCGTTGAAAGAGGCGACCACGAGACGCTCGTCAAAAAAGGAGGCATTTACACGACACTTTACGAAACGCAGATGAGAGTATGA
- a CDS encoding MarR family transcriptional regulator has protein sequence MEEQNKDVIGSVMKLMRTLRRKENPAKHESRGAGKLLRILQENDGISSRELADRMGIRPASLTEMLNRLEADGILTRQPDPADQRRNRIFIQEKGSVLLNKMKAVRQTEREHINKSLTLDEQEQFVALCEKLTKSLEDFRSQAGEQ, from the coding sequence ATGGAAGAACAAAATAAAGATGTCATCGGCAGCGTGATGAAGCTGATGCGCACGTTGCGGCGCAAGGAGAACCCCGCCAAGCACGAATCCCGAGGAGCAGGAAAGCTTTTGCGGATATTGCAGGAAAATGACGGGATTAGTTCGCGGGAATTGGCGGACCGGATGGGGATCCGGCCGGCTTCCTTGACGGAGATGCTGAACCGGCTGGAGGCGGACGGGATCTTAACGCGCCAGCCAGACCCGGCCGATCAGCGCAGGAACAGGATTTTTATCCAGGAAAAGGGGTCTGTTTTATTGAATAAAATGAAGGCAGTGCGCCAAACGGAAAGGGAGCACATCAATAAAAGTTTGACGCTGGATGAGCAGGAACAATTCGTTGCGCTCTGCGAAAAACTGACAAAATCCTTGGAGGACTTCAGAAGCCAAGCGGGTGAGCAATGA
- a CDS encoding MFS transporter, with amino-acid sequence METTVNEVGTIKESRYRRAKTWQIGAFALNNSATNIFMFLMMYVSYYATGVVGLGTVIVSTLITMSRIWDGITDPIIGLWIDKTDGKMGKFRPFMIMGWGVMMSITLLMFFTTHLVPENLRLIYFILLYLVFIIGYTFQTACTKAGQTVLTNDPQQRPLFSTFDMSYTSLLFAGAAMYVSNYMVPKHGGFTESFFHEFVITVVIIAGIMTALAVAGLWEHDTTENFGTGGVQQQIKLKDMFNIIKGNRPLQMLIVAASTDKLAATVSGNSIVMVMLFGILIGDFGVYGSISAITMIPVLILIQIGTRYARKFGSKKALVISTWMCIALYTAMFLLLWLGDPTQIRMTDMNAMSIAFVTLYILATGVRNVSGGIVIPMIPDVADYEVYKNDRYAPGVMGTIFSFVDKMISSLGQTVIGLLLAFIGFKEVFPSVDTPPSEDIFWVTMFLFVGMMILGWIASLIAMKFYELDDKRMVEIQTELADRRDAKKAATE; translated from the coding sequence TTGGAAACGACAGTAAACGAAGTGGGAACGATAAAAGAGTCCCGTTACAGACGCGCAAAAACATGGCAAATCGGTGCTTTTGCATTGAACAACTCTGCAACAAACATATTTATGTTTTTAATGATGTACGTATCCTACTACGCTACCGGAGTAGTTGGCTTGGGGACCGTCATCGTATCCACGTTGATTACGATGAGCCGTATATGGGACGGAATTACGGATCCGATTATCGGGCTCTGGATCGATAAGACGGACGGCAAGATGGGTAAGTTCAGACCCTTCATGATTATGGGCTGGGGGGTAATGATGAGCATTACCTTATTGATGTTCTTCACGACGCACTTGGTTCCTGAAAATCTGCGTCTGATTTACTTCATTCTCCTTTATCTTGTATTTATCATCGGCTATACATTCCAGACGGCATGTACAAAAGCAGGTCAGACGGTTTTGACGAATGACCCTCAACAACGTCCGTTGTTCTCGACATTCGACATGTCCTATACTTCACTATTGTTTGCGGGTGCTGCAATGTATGTATCGAATTATATGGTACCGAAACATGGCGGCTTTACGGAATCTTTCTTCCATGAATTTGTCATTACCGTGGTCATCATTGCTGGAATTATGACTGCACTTGCTGTAGCTGGGTTATGGGAACATGACACAACCGAAAACTTTGGTACGGGTGGCGTACAGCAACAAATTAAGTTGAAAGATATGTTCAACATCATCAAAGGCAACCGTCCTTTACAGATGCTTATCGTAGCGGCTTCAACCGATAAACTGGCAGCGACTGTTTCCGGGAACTCCATCGTAATGGTCATGCTGTTCGGTATCCTAATTGGTGATTTTGGTGTCTATGGTTCCATTTCGGCCATCACGATGATTCCGGTTCTGATCCTGATCCAAATCGGGACGCGTTACGCCCGTAAATTTGGCTCCAAAAAGGCTCTCGTTATTTCCACTTGGATGTGTATCGCTCTCTATACTGCAATGTTCCTGTTGCTTTGGTTGGGTGATCCTACCCAAATCCGCATGACCGACATGAACGCGATGTCCATTGCATTCGTCACTCTGTATATTTTGGCGACAGGTGTGCGGAATGTGTCAGGCGGAATTGTTATTCCGATGATTCCGGATGTCGCAGACTATGAAGTATACAAAAATGATCGTTATGCACCGGGTGTGATGGGGACAATCTTCTCCTTTGTTGATAAGATGATCTCTTCTCTAGGGCAAACAGTAATCGGGTTGTTATTGGCGTTCATCGGTTTCAAAGAAGTATTCCCTTCTGTGGATACACCGCCAAGCGAAGATATTTTCTGGGTAACGATGTTCCTGTTCGTCGGAATGATGATATTGGGCTGGATTGCTTCCTTGATCGCGATGAAATTCTACGAATTGGATGACAAACGCATGGTTGAAATCCAAACGGAGCTTGCTGATCGCAGAGATGCAAAAAAAGCAGCAACTGAATAA
- a CDS encoding YaaL family protein — protein MAFHLNSASKKQGHLKQQYDEKLIDLISEVHQHYTTLVQLQQNAYDLPEELRIFEKIAEAKYLFLLREAKERQIQADISAPKKAKQFRWRKRTNRAEDIFHSE, from the coding sequence ATGGCATTCCATTTGAACAGCGCAAGCAAGAAGCAGGGACACTTAAAGCAGCAATACGACGAAAAACTGATCGACTTGATCAGCGAAGTCCATCAACATTACACAACATTGGTCCAACTGCAGCAGAATGCCTATGATTTGCCGGAAGAGTTGCGGATCTTCGAGAAGATAGCAGAAGCGAAATATCTGTTCCTGCTGCGTGAAGCCAAAGAAAGACAGATCCAAGCGGACATTTCCGCACCAAAAAAAGCCAAGCAATTCCGTTGGCGTAAGCGTACGAACCGTGCAGAAGACATTTTCCATTCGGAATGA
- the recR gene encoding recombination mediator RecR yields MQYPEPIAKLIESFMKLPGIGQKTAARLAFFCLDMDEEAVLAFADALIRSKRDLHQCAICGNITESDPCNICSDNTRDKSIILVVENPRDIMSMEKIREYHGLYHVLNGVLSPMEGTGPEDLNIASLIKRLQDETVKEIIIATNATAEGEATAMYLSRLIKPAGIKVTRLAYGLAVGSDIEYADEMTLFRAIDGRREL; encoded by the coding sequence ATGCAATACCCAGAACCAATAGCTAAATTAATCGAGAGTTTCATGAAATTGCCGGGCATCGGGCAAAAAACGGCAGCCCGGTTGGCCTTTTTCTGTCTGGATATGGACGAGGAGGCTGTGCTGGCGTTCGCTGATGCACTGATCCGCTCAAAAAGGGATTTACACCAGTGCGCCATCTGCGGTAATATTACCGAATCAGATCCATGCAACATCTGTTCGGACAATACACGGGACAAGTCCATTATCCTGGTGGTCGAAAATCCCCGCGACATCATGTCGATGGAGAAAATCCGCGAATACCACGGTTTGTACCATGTGTTGAATGGCGTCCTTTCGCCGATGGAAGGGACCGGTCCGGAAGATCTGAACATCGCCAGTCTGATCAAACGACTGCAGGACGAGACCGTCAAGGAAATCATCATCGCGACGAATGCGACAGCCGAAGGGGAAGCGACGGCCATGTACCTTTCGCGCCTGATCAAGCCGGCGGGCATCAAAGTGACGCGTCTGGCTTACGGCCTGGCGGTCGGCAGCGACATCGAATACGCGGATGAGATGACCCTCTTCCGTGCCATCGATGGACGCCGAGAACTGTAA
- a CDS encoding YbaB/EbfC family nucleoid-associated protein translates to MRGGMGNMQGMMKQMQKMQKEMEQTQAELNITEFVGAASNDLVKITMTGNKKVTDVVIAPEAVDPEDVDMLQDLILMATNDALSKIDEATKAKLGKFASAIPGF, encoded by the coding sequence ATGCGAGGCGGAATGGGAAATATGCAAGGCATGATGAAACAAATGCAAAAAATGCAGAAAGAAATGGAGCAGACACAAGCAGAACTCAATATAACGGAGTTTGTCGGTGCGGCTTCAAATGATCTGGTCAAAATCACAATGACCGGCAACAAGAAGGTGACCGATGTTGTCATCGCACCCGAAGCGGTCGATCCGGAAGATGTGGATATGCTGCAGGATCTGATCCTGATGGCGACTAATGACGCATTAAGCAAGATCGATGAAGCGACGAAAGCGAAATTGGGCAAGTTTGCCAGTGCGATTCCGGGCTTCTAA